One window of the Triticum dicoccoides isolate Atlit2015 ecotype Zavitan chromosome 3B, WEW_v2.0, whole genome shotgun sequence genome contains the following:
- the LOC119280261 gene encoding uncharacterized protein LOC119280261, whose product MPSAIRQEDLDDLAEGGFIPHESARLPGNEIEPQPLEVPPHVVDLPDDNDEAPLRLRRNRKAPAGKTTQTASVPETLAHEGGRIPNTLNVISNIPFLFVGLAGLILCHYKNYFRLCSQGELWSWTLFYAGVTAVGVGSSYYHLYPNDATLVWDRLPMTIAFTSIVAIFIIERVDDRAGTKSLAPLVIAGALSILYWSFFDDLRPYAIIQFVPCIVIPVMAIVIPPMYTHSSYWLWAAGFYLLAKVEEAADKPIYRWTHDIVSGHTLKHLCAAMVPVFLTLMLAKRTIEPDRVSLLQMWKISWRERGSKDSNTVDVKYGYAAVSTTSEQQ is encoded by the exons ATGCCCTCGGCGATTCGTCAGGAAGATCTCGATGACTTGGCCGAGGGGGGATTCATCCCTCATGAATCTGCGCGCCTCCCGGGGAACGAGATCGAGCCGCAGCCTcttgagg TTCCTCCTCATGTCGTCGATCTCCCGGATGATAATGACGAGGCACCACTGAGGCTGAGGAGGAATAGaaaggcgccggctggcaagactaCTCAGACTGCATCAGTGCCTGAGACATTGGCTCATGAGGGTGGCA GGATCCCTAACACATTGAATGTGATCTCAAATATCCCCTTCCTCTTTGTCGGTCTCGCGGGGCTCATCCTGTGCCACTACAAAAACTACTTCAGGCTATG CTCACAGGGGGAGCTCTGGAGTTGGACACTCTTCTATGCTGGTGTCACTGCTGTTGGTGTTGGTTCATCCTACTACCATCTCTACCCAAACGATGCCACCTTAGTTTGGGACAGATTGCCT ATGACGATTGCTTTCACGTCTATCGTGGCCATTTTCATCATTGAAAGGGTTGATGATAGGGCAGGAACAAAGTCCCTTGCACCCCTTGTTATTGCTGGTGCACTGAGCATCCTGTACTGGAG TTTCTTTGATGATCTTCGGCCATATGCAATAATCCAGTTCGTTCCATGCATTGTAATACCTGTGATGGCTATAGTTATTCCACCAATGTATACACACTCAAGCTACTGGTTGTGGGCAGCAG GATTTTACCTTCTTGCCAAAGTAGAAGAGGCTGCGGACAAACCTATATATAGGTGGACACATGACATTGTTAGCGGACATACTCTTAAGCATCTATGTGCTGCGATGGTACCTGTTTTCTTGACTCTGATGTTGGCAAAGAGGACAATTGAACCTGACAG GGTAAGCTTACTCCAGATGTGGAAGATCAGTTGGAGAGAACGCGGTTCCAAAGATAGCAACACTGTAGATGTCAAATATGGTTATGCTGCAGTTTCAACTACGTCTGAACAACAGTAG